One window of Papaver somniferum cultivar HN1 chromosome 9, ASM357369v1, whole genome shotgun sequence genomic DNA carries:
- the LOC113313142 gene encoding pectin acetylesterase 5-like, producing MAKSLLWSKWGKKEWIISAIGFTVVSLAIILTLDSSSSSSDRVPNQNQITTPLLDEESLVDLILLQNAQQKGAVCLDGSSPGYHFSKGFDSGSENWLLHIEGGGWCDTVEKCNIRKGTALGSSKFMDSKVPFTGILSNIESQNPEFFNWNRVKIRYCDGASFAGNQSEPESSSGLFFRGQLIWDAVMEELLSLGLANARQALLSGCSAGGLATLIHCDDFQEMLPKEVNAKCLSDAGFFLDENDVSGERTMRSFYRAVSNLQGVTKSLPKDCMSKMESSECLFPQNFVKYIKTPVFLVNPSYDWWQIHNILVPSTSDHSWLRCKRNIKDCNPNQIEILHGFRDSMLEELKQFQHSRNMGMFINSCFSHCQTWITNTWHSVDSPRINNKTIAEAVGDWYFDRKAVKEIDGPYPSNPTCHDLDFSAFHKSRRA from the exons atgGCAAAATCTCTGCTCTGGTCAAAATGGGGCAAAAAGGAATGGATAATATCAGCCATTGGGTTCACTGTTGTTTCATTAGCTATCATTTTGACTCtcgattcatcatcatcatcatcagatcgAGTTCCTAATCAAAACCAGATAACCACTCCTCTTCTCGATGAGGAGTCACTTGTTGATTTGATTTTATTGCAGAACGCTCAGCAAAAAGGAGCTG TTTGCTTAGATGGGAGTTCACCTGGGTATCATTTCAGCAAGGGTTTTGATTCTGGTTCTGAGAATTGGCTTCTTCACATTGAG GGTGGTGGTTGGTGTGATACGGTGGAGAAGTGTAATATACGCAAGGGGACTGCGTTAGGATCGTCAAAGTTTATGGATAGTAAAGTTCCTTTTACTGGCATTTTGAGCAATATTGAGTCACAGAATCCTG AGTTCTTTAACTGGAACAGAGTAAAGATACGTTATTGTGATGGGGCGTCATTTGCTGGGAATCAAAGTGAACCCGAG AGTAGTTCAGGACTCTTCTTTAGAGGTCAGCTCATCTGGGATGCAGTCATGGAGGAACTCCTTTCATTAGGTTTGGCTAATGCTCGACAG GCTCTGCTTTCCGGCTGCTCTGCTGGAGGATTGGCGACGCTCATACATTGTGATGATTTTCAAGAAATGCTGCCTAAAGAAGTTAATGCCAAATGTCTCTCAGATGCAGGATTTTTCTTGGATGA GAATGACGTTTCTGGAGAGCGCACCATGCGATCTTTCTATCGGGCTGTATCAAATCTTCAG GGAGTGACGAAGAGTTTACCGAAGGACTGTATGTCGAAAATGGAATCATCCGAG TGTTTATTtccccaaaattttgttaagtacATAAAGACACCGGTTTTTCTTGTGAATCCTTCTTACGATTGGTGGCAG ATACACAACATTTTGGTGCCATCTACATCAGATCATAGTTGGCTAAGATGTAAACGGAATATTAAGGATTGTAATCCAAATCAAATTGAGATACTGCACG GATTCCGTGATTCTATGCTAGAGGAGCTGAAACAATTCCAACATAGCAGGAACATGGGTATGTTCATAAACTCATGTTTTTCGCATTGCCAGACATGGATAACTAACACATGGCATTCGGTGGACTCTCCAAGAATCAACAATAAG ACAATTGCAGAAGCAGTTGGGGATTGGTATTTCGACAGAAAAGCTGTTAAGGAAATTGATGGGCCATACCCCTCCAATCCTACTTGTCACGATTTGGACTTTAGTGCTTTTCATAAATCAAGACGAGCTTAG